The window ATTGAGGGGAGCAATTATGGATCATGCACTGTACTATTTTTCATTCAATCCAGTTTTTGTCTCACGAggtttttcatcttttttctttctgtctgatttttgtttcattgGGTTTTTCTGgcttaaggtttttaatgaggcAGTACAATAGACATTTATGAGgagtgttatgaatatatgtaaatatccATTGTATTTCATAATATCCAATATATCTCTCATATCCAATGTACATATTTATGTTAGTGCATCCTTATCTCTTGATTTCACTCAGTATATATACATTTCTATCTACTAAGttaatttctcaatttatGTAAATTCATTTTCCCTCCATCTATTTGTGCCTATAAATAGAGGCATTATAGTTGATGGTTGATATACTAAaacaagaaatgaaataaaagatGTTCTTACATTCTTGCTACTTCTCTCTAACATTCTCTTTCAAAGTTATATTTCACAACATTtaagattattttattaacaattaaaaaaacactCATAATTTTGGagtgaaaaaaaatctaatttaaataataatattttaattaaattaagtataaattttttgtttttaagaaGGTTGTTGTATGTTTTAACCAAGCTCTCTGtgatcaatttaaatttaaccggccaagctcttgagaatttattaaaacattataaatttattaaaattttgtagtTGAAAAATTCACTATAAGATGATGGTGCTTTGGTGAAAATAATTTCGGATTATAGGCATGGTGCTGCGTGGAGATTGAAGGAGGGAGAAATTGCGAAAGAAGGAAccattaaaattgaatgaaagaaagagaaactagaaagaaaaggagaacaattaaaaaattatacttaatttaattagaatattattacttaattattttattttattttttgcttcaaacttgtgagtttttttttttgaattgNAttatacttaatttaattagaatattattacttaattattttattttattttttgcttcaaacttgtgagttttttttttttgaattgttaagaaaataatctcaaataattttttttaattttttcttttttcattattgtgggtcttttttatttttaagttgataaacatttaataaaaaatatttttattattatttaattaaattaaattattatattttctatttatttatttttcaattatttaaaaataattatgaactGTTTACTAATGGTAACAAAAAGTCAAGAGTCTAACAATGCAATTTGAAATAATAGAGACCAAAAAGTATTTAAGAGGTGaattgatattttaaatttgttttcattcttttattcTCATGTTTGTTGATTTGTtctaaatagaaaataaaaaggaaaaacaaacaaggaaaaatgagTAAAgtagagaaataaataagaagaaaatgaaagaaaaaaaaaggacaaagaGTTTTATGAGGTTCATttcatattcatttttattttattaaatttttgtataagAGGACATGTGATGCCTTTAACCTGGACCAAAATTATTTCTGCAGCTCTTTTAAGTATATGGACATATTTATCATCTttagtgaaaaattgaagttacaAGCAAAGTCACGCCATCCTTTGGTACTAACGGCTGAATGATTAGAAGCATTTTTTATTCTACAGGAAGCAAGTCTCAAAAAATAACATGGTATGCAAAACCCAGGCACTACCTATTGTTCATTCACCAAATAAGCAAAGCCACTCAAATCAAGTCTCCTCAATAACCCACACTTGTTCTGTTACAAACaggcaaaagaaaaattaaaacagcATAGCTTGTGCATTTAGGAGTAAATGAACATACAAATAAAAGATCAATATATCATTCCAGAAATAAGTATTTTCCAATACTTTACATGATTAAACACAATCTGGCTGGAGAATCAAAATGTACCAAAGGTAATTCAGGTTTTAAATCATTGTGGCTAAAGCATTATTCAAAGTTTAACAGAAAAATAGCATATGTAGTCAGGACCACATCATGAGGAAGCTGTGAGGAAAAGCATACCTCTTACTGTCTTCATCACATTACCATAACTGTAAAAGGACCTCCCTTCAAATACTCAAGAATGTTCTTTACGCACAAAAATTGTTGGTTCCCTTactcaaaaaaagaaaaatgtctGTCCCCAATTGCAATGCCTTCACTGGGGCACTCTAGATACAACCCTAACCCTCACTaactttgaattaaataaCAGCTCTTCTCATCTCTGTATTTGCACTTGGAAGCCCTATGTTTACACAGCTCTGCTACACCCACAAATgaaacataaaaagaaaatctaacAGTTATAAATGAACAAATTATATGACACATTCGGATCAACTGATCCGGAAGTTTCTATCAGATGATATTTATCAACTAGATATGATGACAGAGCTTTAAGTAGAAAAGGGTGATGGCATACACACACAAATGACTGAGGCTATCTATGTTGCAATAGCTCCAGTTCTATAGATTCGTATTCCTTCAAGTTGTTGACTACATTTTGTACTTTCTTTGATAGTTGGTTACTATGCTCCTCAACGATTTTCATAAATGCAGTCAGTTGTTCTTGATATGCTGCACATAGTCGTTTCTTATTCCGCAGCTCAGCAGTTAgttcttgaattttcttatcCTTTTCATCCTTCAAAGTTGTATACAGAAAGCACATTGTTAGAAACACTTGGAAAGCAAATATTTGTTCCATATAGATATAGGATCATTTCACATCacattttttggaaaatatcaTACTAATGAGCACcaaaccataaaaaaaaaaaaggaataatgTGCCCGCGAACATGCCTTTGTATGCAAACTACTGTAGATGCCTGAAAATGAAGCATaccaaaacattaaaaatgcTCAATTTGTTAAGACATATTAGGGAAAATAGTGGAAAAAGTAAAAACTGTTTATGAGATGAAATATTATATTACTGAGGAATAGCACGAATGAGCAATTAATTCATTTGATTGCGTCACAAATCAAGTGGCTCAAGCTTTCAGCTtcaaaatgatgaaactacaACCAAATGGGGTACTTTTACTACCTAAGATTACTTTGGAAGTATTCAATTCAAATATGCCTAAATTGGGGTAAGCTTCACAAATTTGTTTTTCCCATTCCACTCAGTCAAGGGCATATAATTcgaaaaatttcaagaagccaAATCATCATTTATGATTTCAACCCATGACATATTTGGATTCCTCAaccaatttttattttttctatggGGATCGATTTCCTCTTACATAACCAAGCATTGCTAGGTCTATGCTGCACAAGAATAAACCATCTAAATTAATCACTCCTAGGTTTATCCTTAACTAGTGCCACCTATACCCTCTCATGAACAActtcatttttattctatCTTTTCATATATGAGTAGACATTATCTCAATAGCCTCACTTCAGCTTATACTCATTCAGCGAATGTGTTGTCTTCTAATTGCATAATATTTAATACCAAATATAGATGTTCAACAGAAATATTGCACAAATGCATGGCATAGTTTTATCCTCAGAAGACATCATAGTAAAAAATCAAGTGTCTGGCAGCATTTATAGAATTTCGGAATAAATGCAAATAGATATTAAAGGCAAGCATAAATGCATAGAAGAGAAGTATGGAGAATTTGGGTCTAAGGATGAATCTTGGTTGAGCTTTGCCAGTCTAATCTTGAAAGTAACTGTAGTTCTTAGGTTTTTTCCTAGTTCACACTTATTGAATGTTTCGTTGCCCCATATTAATGTGGTTATCACCTGTCAAGTCAAGATCAAAATAAGAAGTAGAAAGTCCAACAACCCAGGGCCTCACTGATACCACTCCTAGCTCATCGATAAGACAACCACAACACCTATAACTTGCAGTACAGCTGAGAAGAGGCTGCAGGCGCTTTCTTGTTTCTTCTACAAGTTATATCTGACATACCCTTTTCACCCAAAGTTGGTATAGTCCTCGTATTAATGTGGTTATTAGTATTATGTTTGAGTGCAGTTTCTATTTTCACCCAAAGCTGGTATAGTCCTCATAGCGCATGAACATGCAAACTACACATCTTCATTTGGCTAAAATCTCTTTTAAAGTAAACAAACGCACAGGCTACTTCCCTCTTTCCTTCTTCAATTAAGCAGCTCTCAGTCTAGTAGTTAAATAAActattaaaagtaaaaaaattctaCTCTTGTAGAGACATAAAATACTTTAATATTAATCCCAactacttttcaaaaatacattGGTTTCATGCCTTCTAAAGGAACATGATACTCCTTTGTTCCTAAACACCttattatataattacatCTTCATCCAATGGTTTTTGTTCTGCTTAAAGAGCATTTATACGATATCATTTACatagaaatagaaaaacatGATACTGGAATATAGATAAAGATTACAGGGAAAAACTTATTTTCCTACAAACAAAGGCAAATTTAAGTCTGAAGAGAAAACATTACTccataaaaatttgaaaattagatAAACCAGACAGAATataaaactagaaaatttaACCAAAGTTTTGGACAGTCAGAATGGAAACTACACAGAAGATTATAGTTTcaaagaagaggaaaaggaGGGGAGCAAAGTGACCAACTCACCATTGTTTGACGAGCCTCACGTGGAGCGACTACAAGTGGATGATTATGGTCCTTTACAAATCTCGTTATCACCCACTTTCCAGACTTATCGAACTTAATATGAATCATTGCCTTACAGCCTTCCCTCGTGCTTGGCCGGGGCTTTCGGACAGGGCCAAATTTACCTCGAATACTAACACAATAACCCTCCTTATTACATCCAAGCCGACGAGCAAGAATCCTCCCATCTCTTTCAGATCGACGGCAAGACATCACACGCATAACAAAGCCTACCCGCCGTGCATATTCGTCATAAAATATCTTGGCAGCATCTTCAGATTCAAACTCCATACCTTCATGTGGTTCTACAATTGAGTCTCCTTCACATGGAACTGCCACTGTCTCCCCTCCTGTAAAGCTCTCTATTGCTTCAGCACCCTCATCCAAATCCACTGCCACACAATAAGATTAACcattattcataaaaattttgaaaaaaaaaggggagatataaaatacaaatttatATCCTCTACAAGAGGAAAATGTGAGAACTGTTGCTCACAACAGCAATTCAAGATAGAAAAGTACATTacaaaacattcatttttAGCAGTTCAAAAAGTTCTTAAATACaaaaaacaacaacaacaaactAAGGCTTTTCCTACCATGTACTGACTACTATATGGGTCACATTGCACCACTGTGCCAATGTccaaaatcaaaaaaagaaaattctaaGGGACCAAAACAACTAAATTGAACGCCTTCAACGAGACACTTCAACTGTTAGAACGTGAGGCTCTAACTTGAAATTCCATGCTCGAATCCTACTAGGGAAGGGCAGGGATTATGGGATGGGAAAGTACCATCTCCTATCGTGTAACTCATATATTATTTCAACGTCATCCCTTTAAATAATTCATCGACTAAGGAAGAGCAGACATTATTTAAGGACTCTTCAATAAACAACAGATTTCCTTTAAACCTCAAATAAGAAACTGGAAACTAAACCAATCAAAAACTGGAAATTTCGATTAAATTCCAATATAAGTTAGACACATGGGGAAAAACAATCAAACCCATTAAAGTCAAATCAAATCCGTCCTTATACTTAATTCACAGCATATTTGAATGGAAAATTAAGCCAAATTAACAAAAGGGTCAACGGAAACAGAGGAGAAAAGGAAATGGGGAAAGAAGTTGCTACTTACTTGGTTTAAAGGATGGAATAAGGGAAACGAAGATCTTTCTTCCGTGTCTGTTCTATCCAGAGGACGAGTAAGGAGTACGGCGACTAAACTGGGTTGCTAAAGATAATTTTGGAGAAAGTTCAAAGTATTAAAGGAATTGAGGGGATTTACTTTTAAGGAATTTGAAGTGGAAGTGGAATCAGTTGATGCCACGTGTATAAAATTGAAGGGAAAGAAGAATTTGGgaactttttcatttttttaagttacttatatttaataatttacttactgaaattaaacaattttctagtatttcacttttatttcatagttttaaaattttttatttttgattaatacaatgaacttcaaattttattttaattcaaaatttaatttcaagttTGTATCTAATCAAATAttcatgtcttttttttttttttcaaataaagcAACATGAATCAACCActgaatcaaatatttttatatatatccatgtttttttttccttaacaaACAAGTTACTGTTTGGTGGATAATCATATCatttttaactaaataattttaataaataattacagCTGATTTCAAGTATTATAGAGTGCATTTTTAATTGAGTTCAAGTTCAAATAccgtaaaataaaattataagtatCTAGGACTCTACTCATGGCTTTATTGATAAGAATAAGTATTTGattggttttgattttaaattttcaaaaactgAATTAATCAAACCCTCatagaaaataattgaaatcGACTGAATTATActttaaaagcaaaaagaacaaaaaaaaaaaaaactaatggaaatcaaattatttttattgattctaattattaataatatttatatataaaatatatttaaaaatttttgcttaatgtttcaataatatttttttaataaaacctaaatgtgtttaattaattgcatatatatctatatatatttaaaatgttaatactatatacatgtatatatatataaaacatttaaatataataattgatCGATTCAGTTATAAATTTTAGACAATgaaaattgatcaaaataacaaaacaaacagtcatttctaattgattaatacCAATAGTGAAAAACTAAACGAAATTAACCAAATTCAACCAGTTTCAATcgactaaattgaaaacccCAACACTATCCCATCCGAGTATTTGAATCCTAAAGTTTCAATATAGTCTTAATAGCTGGGAATGGGATGCCCCATAGGGAATGAACAATTGccgaaaataaataaacaaataagaaaCAGATGAGCACAAATTACTGCCATctcacttttctttttgagaacCTTTTTTATGCATAAGTGATTGTGTTGCAATCACAAGGTAAGGCTGAAACAATTCAGATTCTTTCGAGTTGTCCATCTGTCACATATGGAAATTTTAACATTGTATAACCTTTTTCAATCCCAGTAAACAAGCATATCTAATCCAGaggaagaaatggaaaatggtACAAGCAGGACCCTCAATCAGATGAAGCTCATTTAAATTTCCTAAGCTGTTCACAACCAAATACTGAGTCTGCTCTTCCTCCATTGGCCGAAAATGAAGGAATGGAAAACCTCTCAGGTGTTCATGGAATCCTTGCATCAAAATTTACTTTGGGGCCCGGCATTGTTTGATACCCTTTCGATCCAAACTGAAGCATTGGCTTGAGGCAGACAATTCCCACTCCTGGCCAAGGTCAAAGGGGCTTTCTACTAGTTTCAGACAAACTGTATTCGACCAGACAGTGTAAGCAATTCAATATGGCCAAATCTTACACAAAAAGAATCATTATTCATATCATCTTGCAACTGGTGGTGCTAGGCATAACAAAGTTttagttttaagagaaatattGCACAACTTAACAGATTTAAACGAGTTTTTGTGAACTTGAGCAGTGAATGCATAAATGCGGTATAAATATCTGATTCAACAATCCAACTGAACAAACCAACATCAACTTGGTTTACTTTCTGACACATAAAATCACGAAAAGTGCATATTGATTTACTATGCCCAGTTTAATGCTTGCTCAGGCCAACTTGTTCACCAACTTGATTGACACAAATGAGAAACTCTAATGAAGCATGAATGGCTTTGTTGGTCGCATGGCCAACCAAAGAATCCAGGTTAATTGTATCAAGATGTAGAGGTAAGGGGAAATGTGTTTTCGAATGAGTATCTCCTTGGTTAAAAAGTAATGATTAACGCAATGAGGTAAATTATCAGCTTCACAATGTATAGACCAAATTCATCAAGATGTCTCCCATCAGCTCTAAATTTGTCAGCAATAATCCTTTTGCAAACAGCCTGATGCTTTTATTCAACTTGAGATATGGCAAACTTTAAAGAGGCCTAAAACCCAAATAAAGCTCAAAAACAAGAgtaacaaaacaaaagtagTGGACTACCCACTCCAAAGGCATCTCTGCCAAGTCAATCATCCAATCACAGATTAAAAAGTACATGTCGTAAAGCAAGTTTTCCAATCTATTCCAAGTTATAGGTTGTTCTGAGACCAAGATTCATGCCAAAAGATTCTATGCCATATTATTAAATTGCATAGAAAAGCAAAATAGCAATTCATGGTTCGACTGTATCCAATTTGAACTtacagaaaaaataaaataataaaaaaaagaggaaaataaTATATTCAGACAGAAGCAAAgtgattcaaaatttcaaatgcatgggtacataaatatatacatacatatatatatatatatgtatgtatgtatatatatatatatacacatacatatacatatacatatatacacacacacacacatacatacatacatacacatacatacatacatacatacatacatacatacatacatacatatatatatatacatacatatatatatatatatatccacaGGGAGAGGAggaatgaagaagaaatgtCAGGCACCTTTCCATATTAAGGATCAGTGAAAACAGCTACTTTTGGTGCTATTGCCAGGCGACTGACCTTGTCCAATGTTCTATCTAAGGCCATAGACATTTTACATTCCTTCGTCCATTTACTCGCTCTTGCAGTAGTCTGGTTTGAGACTAAAATATGTAACCGCCTGAATCaatttaaaacacattttAAGTGGCATTcaattaaaagagaaagacAAATGAAAACTTGCTAGAGTCTAGTAACTCACTTCTGGTTCTGAATGAGCCAGTCTTAACCCAGCTGACACCATACAAAGAACAATCTGCGTTTAGTTCTGCTTTCTTGTTGCTTCATTTAGTTCTGCTTTCAGCTTGGGTTATTAACCAATCATCTGTCAGTGGCTTTGTCAACTAAACTAGTGGTTCCATAAAAGACTTCATATTTTTCACATCTTCTTTTGATTCTGTATACTTTTGTGGCTTAAAAAGCTTCCACATCCCAACTGGAT is drawn from Theobroma cacao cultivar B97-61/B2 chromosome 4, Criollo_cocoa_genome_V2, whole genome shotgun sequence and contains these coding sequences:
- the LOC18602483 gene encoding protein FAR1-RELATED SEQUENCE 5, with product MDLDEGAEAIESFTGGETVAVPCEGDSIVEPHEGMEFESEDAAKIFYDEYARRVGFVMRVMSCRRSERDGRILARRLGCNKEGYCVSIRGKFGPVRKPRPSTREGCKAMIHIKFDKSGKWVITRFVKDHNHPLVVAPREARQTMDEKDKKIQELTAELRNKKRLCAAYQEQLTAFMKIVEEHSNQLSKKVQNVVNNLKEYESIELELLQHR